The following coding sequences lie in one Thalassoglobus polymorphus genomic window:
- a CDS encoding RNA polymerase sigma factor, whose translation MTSSLSPSPYLRDPDVQLMLRVKNGDDSAFAQIVERYQNRLIGIFTSMFADSALAEDLAQEVFLRIYRAKQGYEPTAKLSTWIFQIANNLASNSRRSKGRKKEVQFHVGSSGSQPVQVGENNVAEKSALMPTRQLDKSELQECVQSALGVLNERQRMAILLHRFEGMSYADIAESMQLSPQAVKSLLSRARENLREALESFIT comes from the coding sequence GACCTCATCATTGAGTCCGTCCCCCTATCTTCGTGATCCTGATGTGCAACTGATGTTGCGGGTCAAGAATGGCGATGACAGTGCGTTTGCGCAAATTGTTGAGCGATACCAAAACCGTCTCATTGGAATTTTCACCAGTATGTTTGCGGACTCCGCACTCGCTGAAGACCTTGCTCAGGAAGTCTTCCTGAGAATTTACCGCGCCAAACAGGGATACGAACCGACAGCAAAACTGTCGACATGGATCTTTCAAATTGCCAACAACCTGGCGAGTAACTCACGACGCTCGAAAGGACGAAAGAAAGAAGTTCAGTTTCATGTCGGATCGAGCGGATCACAACCGGTTCAAGTGGGCGAGAACAATGTTGCCGAAAAATCAGCGTTGATGCCGACACGGCAACTCGACAAATCCGAACTTCAGGAATGTGTGCAATCCGCACTCGGCGTTCTCAATGAACGTCAAAGAATGGCGATCCTGCTTCATCGCTTCGAAGGGATGAGCTACGCCGACATTGCCGAATCCATGCAGCTTTCACCACAAGCCGTTAAGTCTTTACTCTCAAGAGCCAGAGAAAACCTGCGAGAAGCTCTCGAAAGCTTTATCACTTGA